A genomic stretch from Lepisosteus oculatus isolate fLepOcu1 chromosome 7, fLepOcu1.hap2, whole genome shotgun sequence includes:
- the selenoo1 gene encoding selenoprotein O1 yields the protein MAAVCLRFAWFRNFNSGISALRGTRTSASATGMDSMGSAASRSPLERLQFDNVALRRLPLDPSQEPGSRTVRGACFSRVQPQPLLRPRFVAVSGPALSLLGLDAEEVLRDPLGPEYLSGSRVMPGSEPAAHCYCGHQFGHFAGQLGDGAACYLGEVRAPPGQSEELLRENPSGRWEIQVKGAGLTPYSREADGRKVLRSSVREFLCSEAMFGLGVPTTRAGSLVTSDSTVLRDVFYSGRPRPESCSVVLRVAPTFVRFGSFEIFKPQDELTGRQGPSVGRDDIRAQLLDYVIDTFYPDIQQSRGADRVERNAAFFREVTVRTARLVSQWQCVGFCHGVLNTDNMSVLGLTLDYGPFGFMDRFDPDFVCNASDTGGRYSYSAQPSVCRWNLERLAEAMGPELPAPRAEAIVAEFVPQFNAFYLDNMRRKLGLLRRETPEDEELVTLLLQTMHNTGADFTNTFRSLSQVPSPGVPDSEGAGDPVSRSVELLLAQCASLEELRAAHRPTMDPRELAMILTLAQSNPSLFQVLSERRSVLRELKHLEKLKELLETSEEQLRERQREEWTSWVQKYRERLALEFEGESDVEAGEAERVRVMNCTNPRVVLRNYIAQNAIEAAECGDFSEVQRVLKVLQQPYTDQPGLEMPGGLGGRPGAAEEGEREEGGPESAGEAGGAPQVCVPYNSKPPAWAAELCVTUSS from the exons ATGGCGGCTGTCTGTCTGCGGTTCGCCTGGTTTCGTAACTTCAACTCGGGAATATCCGCGCTCAGGGGCACCCGGACCTCTGCTTCTGCCACCGGTATGGACAGTATGGGGTCAGCGGCCAGCCGCTCGCCCCTGGAGCGGCTGCAGTTTGACAACGTGGCGCTGAGGAGGCTGCCGCTCGACCCCTCTCAGGAGCCGGGCAGCAGGACGGTGCGAGGGGCTTGTTTCTCCCGAGTGCAGCCGCAGCCGCTGCTCAGACCCCGGTTTGTGGCCGTGTCCGGGCCGGCGCTGTCCCTGCTGGGGCTGGACGCGGAGGAGGTCCTGCGGGACCCGCTGGGCCCGGAGTACCTGAGCGGCTCCCGGGTCATGCCCGGCTCCGAGCCCGCTGCTCACTGCTACTGCGGCCACCAGTTCGGCCACTTCGCCGGGCAGCTGGGCGATGGGGCGGCTTGTTACCTGGGTGAGGTGCGAGCCCCACCCGGGCAGAGCGAGGAGCTACTGCGGGAGAACCCGTCCGGCCGCTGGGAGATCCAGGTGAAGGGCGCTGGGCTCACCCCCTACTCCAG AGAGGCGGACGGGCGCAAGGTGCTGCGCTCCAGCGTGCGGGAGTTCCTGTGCAGCGAGGCGATGTTCGGGCTGGGCGTGCCCACGACGCGGGCCGGCTCGCTGGTCACCTCCGACAGCACCGTCCTCAGGGACGTCTTCTACAGCGGGCGGCCGAGGCCCGAGAGCTGCTCCGTGGTGCTGCGCGTCGCCCCCACCTTCGTCAG GTTTGGCTCGTTCGAGATCTTCAAGCCGCAGGACGAGCTGACGGGGCGCCAGGGCCCCAGCGTGGGCCGCGATGACATCAGAGCCCAGTTGCTGGATTACGTCATCGACACCTTCTACCCCGACATCCAGCAGAGCCGGGGGGCAGACCGGGTGGAGAGGAACGCCGCCTTCTTCAGGGAG GTGACCGTGCGGACAGCCAGACTGGTGTCCCAGTGGCAGTGTGTGGGCTTCTGTCATGGCGTCCTGAACACCGATAACATGAGCGTTCTCGGCCTGACGCTGGACTACGGCCCCTTCGGTTTCATGGACAG GTTTGATCCTGACTTTGTGTGCAACGCCTCCGACACCGGGGGGCGCTACTCGTACAGCGCCCAGCCGTCGGTGTGCCGCTGGAACCTGGAGCGGCTGGCAGAGGCAATGGGCCCCGAGCTGCCGGCGCCCCGGGCCGAGGCCATCGTGGCGGAGTTCGTGCCCCAGTTCAACGCCTTCTACCTGGACAACATGAGGAGGAAACTGGGGCTGCTGAGGAGAGAGACGCCGGAGGACGAGGAGCTGGTCACGCTGCTGCTGCAGACCATGCACAACACAG GCGCCGACTTCACCAACACCTTCCGTAGCCTGAGCCAGGTGCCCAGCCCAGGCGTGCCGGACAGCGAGGGCGCTGGGGACCCCGTGAGCCGCAGTGTGGAGCTGCTCCTGGCACAGTGCGCCTCTCTGGAGGAGCTGCGGGCCGCTCACCGCCCCACCATGGACCCCcg GGAGCTCGCTATGATCCTGACTCTGGCCCAGTCGAACCCCAGCCTGTTCCAGGTCCTCAGTGAGAGGCGGTCGGTGTTGCGCGAGCTGAAGCATCTGGAGAAGCTGAAAGAGCTGCTGGAGACGAGCGAGGAGCAGctcagggagagacagagagaggagtggaCGAGCTGGGTTCAGAAATACAG GGAGCGCCTGGCCCTGGAGTTCGAAGGGGAGAGCGACGTGGAGGCCGGCGAGGCGGAGAGGGTGCGAGTGATGAACTGCACCAATCCGCGCGTGGTCCTCAGGAACTACATTGCCCAGAATGCCATAGAGGCAGCAGAGTGTGGGGACTTCTCTGAG GTGCAGCGAGTCCTGAAGGTCCTGCAGCAGCCATACACAGACCAGCCCGGGCTGGAGATGCCAGGGGGGCTCGGTGGCCGGCCGGGGGCAGcagaggagggggagagggaaGAGGGGGGCCCCGAGAGTGCGGGTGAGGCAGGGGGAGCGCCCCAAGTCTGCGTGCCTTACAACAGCAAGCCGCCTGCCTGGGCCGCCGAGCTGTGCGTCACCTGATCGTCGTAG
- the LOC102696909 gene encoding tetraspanin-7-like: MTNTLPYSSLPARPCPRRAASVEREASPRGLGPAAPRRPSAPYGPPPPERLSLSLGSEASLAPPPPAGWPPCGEGRAAPRGGSAPLLRLALLAFSCLFWAAGLALLSLGLWAHISLADYLLLSANQYPNAPLVLLVTGGSVTAWGFLGCLGAAAGLRGLLRVYGLFQLAALVAGLAAGLCGLFYRNDIAEGFRSGLHRAVAAYGEDERQADALDGLQRALECCGAEGWQDWLASPWAAEQAGGNRSVPTSCCVRRRGCQNSPLPPGGAAAAAAAGIHEHGCFRKVFDLVSDNVFHIAAAALGLAVTQAVGVGLACLLAARIHPRPRRRRN; this comes from the coding sequence ATGACCAACACGCTGCCGTACAGCTCCCTGCCCGCGCGGCCGTGTCCGCGGAGAGCGGCCAGCGTGGAGAGGGAGGCCTCCCCGCGGGGGCTGGGCCCGGCCGCCCCCCGCCGCCCCTCCGCGCCCTAcggcccccctccccccgagCGGCTCTCGCTGTCGCTGGGCTCCGAGGCCTCCCTGgccccgcccccccccgccGGCTGGCCGCCCTGCGGGGAGGGCCGCGCGGCCCCGCGGGGGGGCTCCGCGCCGCTGCTCCGCCTCGCCCTGCTGGCGTTCAGCTGCCTGTTCTGGGCGGCCGGGCTGGCGCTGCTGTCCCTGGGCCTCTGGGCGCACATCTCACTGGCGGACTACCTGCTGCTTTCTGCCAACCAGTACCCCAACGCCCCGCTGGTGCTGCTGGTCACGGGGGGCTCTGTGACGGCCTGGGGGTTCCTGGGCTGCCTGGGCGCGGCGGCGGGCCTCCGCGGCCTCCTGCGGGTCTACGGGCTGTTCCAGCTCGCCGCCCTGGTGGCTGGCCTGGCCGCCGGGCTCTGCGGCCTCTTCTACCGCAACGACATCGCCGAGGGCTTCCGCAGCGGGCTGCACCGCGCCGTGGCGGCGTACGGCGAGGACGAGCGGCAGGCCGACGCCCTGGACGGCCTGCAGAGGGCGCTGGAGTGCTGCGGGGCGGAGGGCTGGCAGGACTGGCTGGCCTCCCCCTGGGCGGCGGAGCAGGCCGGCGGGAACCGGTCGGTGCCCACCAGCTGCTGCGTGAGGAGGAGGGGCTGCCAGAACAGCCCCCTGCCCCCCGGGggggccgccgccgccgcggcCGCCGGCATCCACGAGCACGGCTGCTTCCGGAAGGTCTTCGACCTCGTGAGCGACAACGTGTTCCACATCGCGGCCGCCGCGCTCGGCCTCGCCGTCACCCAGGCGGTGGGCGTCGGGCTGGCCTGCCTGCTGGCCGCCAGGATCCACCCCCGACCGCGGAGGAGGCGGAACTGA
- the trabd gene encoding traB domain-containing protein → MDQSNNTEEEPASPDPDDEMHALPSLPPGLSDTEAVELLWQVRAQRRQASPVLPETVTQLQAPDGSVVYLVGTAHFSDSSKRDVAMTIRAVQPDVVVVELCQYRVSMLKMDEKTLLREAKDINLEKVQQAIRQNGVMSGLMQILLLKVSAHITEQLGMAPGGEFREAFREASRVPFCKFHLGDRPIPVTFKRAIAALSLWQKLKLAWGLCFLSDPISKEDVEKCKQKDLLEQTMAEMIGEFPDLHRTIVAERDVYLTYTLRQAARSVEAPPNAQRVPAVVVGVVGIGHVPGIEKNWEKPLNIQEIMSVAPPSRLSRALRTVLKGAVLGALGYAFYRAGGGVGRMLLSLPAVQSLLRPLRPPPF, encoded by the exons ATGGACCAGAGCAACAACACAGAG GAGGAGCCGGCCAGTCCCGATCCGGATGATGAAATGCACGCGCTGCCCAGCCTGCCCCCTGGTCTCT CGGACACGGAGGCAGTGGAGCTGCTGTGGCAGGTGCGTGCCCAGCGGCGCCAGGCCAGCCCGGTCCTGCCAGAAACGGTGACCCAGCTGCAGGCCCCGGACGGCAGTGTCGTCTACCTGGTGGGCACGGCGCACTTCAGCGACAGCAGCAAGAGGGACGTGGCCATG ACGATCCGGGCGGTGCAGCCCGATGTTGTCGTCGTCGAGCTGTGTCAGTACAGGGTCTCCATGCTGAAGATGGATGAGAAGACTCTGCTGCGTGAGGCCAAGGACATCAACCTGGAGAAGGTCCAGCAGGCCATCAGGCAG AACGGCGTGATGTCGGGGTTGATGCAGATCCTGCTGCTGAAGGTGTCGGCTCACATCACAGAGCAGCTGGGCATGGCACCAGGGGGAGAGTTCAGGGAAGCCTTCCGGGAG GCGAGCCGCGTCCCCTTCTGCAAGTTCCACCTGGGAGATCGGCCCATCCCAGTCACCTTCAAGCGGGCCATTGCAGCCCTCAGCCTGTGGCAGAAGCTCAAGCTGGCCTGGGGGCTGTGCTTCCTGTCCGACCCCATCAG TAAGGAGGATGTGGAAAAGTGCAAGCAGAAGGACCTTCTCGAGCAGACGATGGCGGAGATGATCGGCGAGTTCCCCGACCTGCACCGCACAATCGTAGCCGAAAGGGACGTCTACCTCACCTACACCCTGAGGCAGGCGGCCCGCAGTGTTGAAGCGCCCCCTAACGCCCAGA GGGTCCCGGCAGTGGTGGTGGGGGTGGTCGGAATCGGTCATGTCCCAGGGATTGAGAAGAACTGGGAGAAACCGCTCAACATCCAGGAGATCATGAG CGTGGCCCCACCCTCccggctcagcagggctttgcgGACAGTGTTGAAGGGGGCAGTACTGGGAGCGCTGGGGTATGCCTTTTACCGGGCTGGAGGAGGGGTAGGACGTATGTTGCTCTCCCTTCCAGCTGTCCAGTCATTGCTCAGGCCGCTACGCCCTCCCCCTTTCTGA